Proteins encoded in a region of the Psychromicrobium lacuslunae genome:
- a CDS encoding GntR family transcriptional regulator encodes MSIAGAKSSLRASNPQLAAMRPFGERTNIRSQVAEALRAALIAGHLKPGLVYSAPVLAEQFGVSATPVREAMLELVREGMVEVVPNTGFRITEVSQAKLDELVELRLLIEVPVMGSIAERCEDSLAESVNALRPLAQTLQKSAEEGDLIAYLRLDTEFHARFLALAGNETLVTQVRQLRSMSRLYGLEKLADEGRLSSSSAEHQEMIELALKRNQQGMEELVYHHIRQTRSADQSGTATVAGASAKA; translated from the coding sequence ATGAGTATTGCGGGGGCAAAATCCTCACTTCGTGCTTCAAACCCACAGCTCGCAGCAATGCGACCTTTTGGGGAGCGGACCAATATTCGCTCTCAGGTGGCGGAAGCGTTGCGCGCCGCACTGATTGCCGGTCACCTCAAGCCGGGGCTGGTGTATTCCGCACCGGTACTGGCCGAACAATTCGGTGTTTCGGCAACTCCGGTGCGCGAAGCAATGCTTGAGTTGGTCCGTGAAGGCATGGTTGAGGTGGTGCCGAATACCGGCTTCCGGATCACTGAAGTCTCCCAGGCAAAGCTCGACGAACTGGTGGAATTGCGGTTACTGATTGAGGTGCCCGTGATGGGCTCAATCGCTGAGCGTTGTGAAGATTCCTTAGCAGAGTCGGTCAATGCTTTGCGGCCGTTGGCGCAGACCTTGCAGAAAAGTGCCGAGGAAGGTGATTTGATCGCCTACTTACGGCTTGATACTGAATTCCACGCTAGGTTCCTTGCCTTGGCTGGGAATGAAACCCTTGTCACTCAGGTCAGGCAATTGCGTTCGATGAGCCGATTGTATGGTCTTGAAAAGCTTGCGGACGAGGGTAGGTTGAGTAGCTCGAGCGCAGAACATCAGGAGATGATTGAGCTTGCCCTGAAGCGCAATCAGCAGGGGATGGAAGAGCTGGTGTATCACCATATCCGACAGACCCGGTCGGCAGATCAGAGCGGTACAGCAACCGTTGCGGGAGCGTCGGCAAAGGCCTGA
- a CDS encoding FAD-dependent oxidoreductase, whose amino-acid sequence MQPKQSYDLAVVGAGPAGLSAATTAAKAGLTVVLIDSAAQTGGQFWRHPNEAELEHFDEAESTGHHHWRQYRSLRATLFQQIKAGLIDYWPNRQVWTISAQQAAPGFLLRSTATLRLHATQSQPDDQQIVSARRLVLATGAADRQLPVPGWDLPGVMAAGGVQAMVKANQIAPGTRAVVAGTGPFLLPVAAGLAEIGVKVLAVCEANSPTRWLPHLAAALPQGGKAVEAVQYATAFARHRIPYKLRTIVREVHGTDQVSGVTLSGIEQRGRVTSKSRRLDVDLVALGWGFTPALELIIGLGAKTKVDLDGSLVAVVDSWQRSSVPGLYIAGEATGVGGSVQALKEGELAGRSAVRETAAVSQTEPQDRRLARAVGRSGRFAAALHQAYPVPEQWSSWLTAETIVCRCEETSFAELSESMAWQGESTPRLTKLTSRAGMGWCQGRICGFATSQLSAQGKGCQASTEQLAPIQKRPIAAPLSLAELAQLDVTETPQESEGRHV is encoded by the coding sequence GTGCAGCCAAAGCAGAGCTACGACCTCGCCGTGGTCGGTGCCGGTCCGGCCGGACTCAGCGCGGCGACCACCGCAGCAAAGGCGGGTCTCACGGTGGTGCTGATTGACTCCGCCGCGCAAACCGGCGGACAGTTTTGGCGCCACCCGAACGAGGCGGAACTGGAGCATTTCGACGAGGCGGAATCCACTGGACATCACCATTGGCGTCAATACCGCTCACTACGCGCCACGCTGTTTCAGCAGATCAAAGCCGGTCTGATCGACTACTGGCCGAATCGTCAGGTCTGGACCATCTCAGCGCAGCAGGCAGCACCGGGATTCCTGCTCCGCAGCACAGCCACGCTGCGACTGCATGCGACGCAGAGCCAGCCCGATGATCAGCAAATCGTGTCAGCACGGAGACTCGTATTGGCTACCGGAGCCGCCGATCGGCAGCTGCCGGTGCCGGGTTGGGATCTGCCCGGCGTGATGGCCGCAGGCGGCGTGCAAGCCATGGTTAAGGCAAACCAAATAGCACCTGGAACTCGGGCGGTGGTGGCCGGCACCGGACCGTTCCTGCTACCGGTTGCCGCCGGCTTAGCGGAAATCGGGGTTAAGGTGTTGGCGGTATGCGAGGCGAACAGCCCTACCCGCTGGTTACCGCACTTGGCCGCCGCGCTACCGCAAGGCGGTAAAGCTGTTGAGGCAGTGCAGTACGCCACAGCGTTTGCGCGGCACCGGATTCCCTATAAATTACGCACCATTGTGCGCGAGGTACATGGTACCGATCAGGTCTCTGGGGTAACGCTTTCAGGTATTGAGCAGCGAGGTCGAGTCACCAGCAAGTCACGTCGTTTAGATGTTGACCTGGTGGCTTTGGGCTGGGGTTTTACTCCGGCACTCGAGCTCATCATCGGCCTGGGCGCTAAAACCAAGGTCGACCTCGACGGCTCCTTGGTTGCCGTTGTCGATTCCTGGCAGCGCTCCAGCGTGCCGGGGCTCTACATCGCCGGTGAGGCGACCGGAGTAGGCGGTTCGGTACAAGCCTTGAAGGAAGGTGAGTTAGCCGGCCGCAGCGCGGTTCGGGAGACTGCGGCGGTGAGCCAAACCGAGCCGCAGGATCGTCGGCTGGCACGGGCGGTTGGCCGATCCGGTCGGTTTGCTGCCGCGCTGCATCAGGCCTATCCGGTTCCTGAGCAATGGTCGAGCTGGCTGACTGCCGAGACAATTGTCTGTCGCTGTGAGGAAACCAGTTTTGCCGAACTTTCCGAGTCGATGGCCTGGCAAGGCGAGTCAACTCCGCGACTGACTAAGCTGACCAGCCGGGCCGGGATGGGCTGGTGTCAAGGCCGAATCTGCGGCTTTGCAACCAGCCAGCTAAGTGCCCAGGGAAAGGGCTGCCAAGCCAGCACAGAGCAGTTAGCGCCCATTCAAAAACGCCCCATCGCCGCGCCGCTCAGCCTCGCTGAACTGGCCCAACTCGACGTAACAGAGACTCCACAAGAATCGGAAGGACGCCATGTTTGA
- a CDS encoding GNAT family N-acetyltransferase, with product MNSFNIVQPLDNQATINAWQQATQRIFTPSQNRYFSDGFAAAGLQAGRRRPQWCWQALDASGQQLGFIAAQGPTEGEDPAPYILDVFDLPEQHPEIAAALLSAAADSVRQRYQLGEFELVVKTPVSETPSKDLPVIAQAATAAGFRLLVERRSYLCVKADGTFQPCTTELHFDQLSTADRSRLSTLHQALLQGSLDAHHLEGLKHHSPAEVSEEELSYMLQDGIESFRIAVDRQGNDVGLLVAARWSEVRGALAFVGVHPDFRGNGYAAQLAAWATELLFQSGVEEIVADTDMSNIPMAAAFQKVGYPQLESRVDWIKRW from the coding sequence GTGAACTCTTTTAACATCGTCCAGCCCCTGGACAACCAAGCAACAATTAACGCCTGGCAACAAGCAACTCAGCGCATTTTCACACCCAGCCAGAATAGGTATTTTTCGGATGGTTTCGCCGCCGCCGGTTTACAGGCCGGGCGTCGCCGACCGCAATGGTGCTGGCAGGCTCTCGATGCCAGCGGTCAGCAGCTCGGTTTTATCGCAGCGCAAGGCCCCACCGAGGGGGAAGATCCCGCGCCGTACATTCTGGATGTCTTCGATCTTCCCGAGCAGCATCCGGAGATTGCTGCCGCTCTGCTGAGTGCTGCAGCGGACTCGGTCCGACAACGGTATCAACTCGGCGAGTTTGAACTGGTGGTGAAAACGCCGGTATCCGAAACCCCTAGCAAGGACCTTCCGGTCATTGCTCAAGCTGCCACCGCGGCTGGCTTCCGGCTGCTCGTAGAGCGACGCAGTTATTTATGCGTCAAAGCCGACGGCACCTTCCAGCCTTGTACCACCGAGCTGCATTTTGATCAGCTCAGCACGGCTGATCGAAGCAGGCTCAGCACCTTGCATCAGGCTCTGTTGCAAGGTTCCCTGGATGCCCATCATCTGGAGGGGCTGAAACACCACAGCCCGGCTGAGGTCTCCGAAGAAGAGCTGTCCTATATGCTGCAGGACGGCATTGAAAGCTTCCGAATCGCGGTCGACCGGCAAGGTAATGATGTGGGACTGTTGGTTGCCGCTCGCTGGAGCGAGGTGCGCGGGGCGCTCGCCTTTGTCGGTGTACATCCCGATTTCCGAGGTAACGGCTATGCTGCGCAACTGGCCGCCTGGGCCACCGAGCTGTTGTTTCAGAGCGGGGTCGAGGAGATCGTGGCCGATACCGATATGAGCAATATCCCCATGGCCGCCGCCTTCCAGAAAGTCGGCTACCCGCAGCTCGAATCGCGAGTCGATTGGATTAAACGGTGGTGA
- a CDS encoding (2Fe-2S)-binding protein, which yields MTLNFDGREIPFKPGESVAAALYRSGVKSWRITRENGRPRGLFCGIGVCFDCLITVDGERNQRACLVSAQEGLTLSSDSSLTAQTNCAQTNSTQPNSAQHAEQTEFEGEL from the coding sequence ATGACACTCAATTTCGATGGTCGGGAGATTCCTTTCAAACCCGGTGAGAGCGTTGCCGCGGCACTTTACCGCTCCGGGGTGAAATCTTGGCGGATTACCCGGGAAAACGGCCGTCCTCGAGGCTTATTTTGCGGCATCGGGGTCTGCTTCGATTGTCTGATCACGGTGGATGGTGAACGAAATCAGCGGGCCTGCTTGGTTTCGGCACAAGAGGGCTTGACGCTTTCCAGCGATAGCAGCCTGACGGCCCAGACCAATTGCGCCCAGACCAATTCGACTCAACCCAATTCTGCTCAGCATGCTGAGCAGACCGAGTTCGAGGGGGAGCTTTAG
- a CDS encoding alpha/beta fold hydrolase — translation MQVSSYWSAGVAVTDRQFQVPLDWAQPQHSAKISLFVRELSSAENKDREVPVLLYLQGGPGGSGPRPTPTSGWIKTALQYYRIVLLDQRGTGRSQPISAAQFASFSEPESAADYLSKFGADSIIRDAEYLREHCYQGQQWSTLGQSYGGFLTLSYLSFFPEALRSCLIAGGLPSLLPSAEEVYRRTYPRVRRKNANFYQQYPDDQQRVAKIADILQQQDIRLPDGDRLSVRRFQSLGLDFGMKPGFERLHWLLDEAFEADGESLASGFLEAVQRRTSFRGNPLFAVLQENIYRHGANGATNWAADREAQRHPDFAADQRPLLFTGEMIYRWMFEEISELAPFRAAADLLAQREQHAPLYDLERLASNEVPVAAAVYFDDMYVDCQLQLETAERVGNLRTWVTNEFEHDGIGQPGVFERLRQMITDNGGSI, via the coding sequence ATGCAAGTTTCGTCTTATTGGTCGGCTGGTGTTGCCGTCACGGATCGCCAGTTCCAGGTACCGCTGGATTGGGCCCAGCCGCAGCATTCGGCGAAGATCAGTCTTTTCGTGCGGGAACTTTCCTCAGCAGAAAATAAAGACAGAGAGGTACCCGTTCTGCTCTACCTGCAGGGCGGGCCCGGCGGCTCGGGACCGCGGCCGACGCCGACCTCGGGATGGATCAAGACCGCCCTGCAGTATTACCGGATTGTGCTTCTCGATCAGCGTGGCACCGGCCGTAGCCAGCCGATCTCGGCTGCCCAGTTTGCCTCATTCAGCGAGCCTGAATCTGCGGCTGACTACTTGAGCAAGTTCGGCGCGGATTCAATTATCCGAGACGCTGAATACCTGAGGGAGCACTGCTATCAAGGACAGCAGTGGTCCACCCTGGGGCAGAGCTACGGTGGCTTTTTGACCCTGAGCTATCTGAGTTTCTTCCCGGAGGCTTTACGATCCTGCCTGATAGCTGGCGGATTGCCCTCGTTGCTGCCGTCCGCCGAGGAAGTCTACCGTCGCACCTATCCGCGCGTCCGACGAAAGAACGCCAACTTCTACCAGCAATATCCTGATGACCAGCAGCGGGTGGCCAAGATTGCCGACATTTTGCAGCAGCAAGATATCCGGCTACCGGACGGCGACCGGCTTTCGGTGCGACGATTCCAGAGCTTGGGTCTTGACTTCGGTATGAAGCCGGGTTTTGAACGACTGCACTGGCTGCTTGATGAAGCCTTTGAAGCCGACGGTGAGAGCCTGGCCTCCGGTTTCTTGGAGGCGGTGCAGCGCCGCACCAGTTTCCGGGGCAATCCGCTTTTCGCCGTGCTACAGGAGAACATCTACCGGCACGGTGCGAACGGCGCAACCAATTGGGCCGCCGATCGAGAGGCCCAGCGACACCCAGATTTCGCGGCCGATCAGCGGCCATTGCTGTTCACCGGAGAGATGATTTACCGCTGGATGTTCGAGGAGATCTCCGAGCTGGCTCCGTTCAGGGCAGCCGCTGATCTGCTGGCCCAGCGCGAGCAGCACGCACCGCTCTATGACTTGGAGCGGCTGGCGAGTAATGAAGTTCCAGTGGCAGCGGCTGTCTATTTTGACGATATGTATGTCGACTGCCAGCTGCAACTCGAGACGGCAGAACGAGTGGGGAATCTGCGCACTTGGGTGACTAATGAATTCGAGCACGACGGAATTGGCCAGCCGGGAGTATTTGAGCGGTTGCGCCAGATGATTACGGACAATGGAGGAAGTATCTGA
- a CDS encoding DUF1905 domain-containing protein → MQFEFSGQVIHWRGPSPFHFVRLPDDQAEEIRSVSSAVTYGWGMIPVQATVGATSWKTSLFPKDGGYLLPLRDFVRVNEDLEVGEAVDALIEI, encoded by the coding sequence GTGCAGTTCGAGTTCAGCGGCCAGGTGATCCACTGGCGCGGCCCCTCGCCCTTCCATTTTGTCCGGCTGCCGGATGATCAAGCCGAAGAAATTCGCTCGGTGTCCAGCGCCGTCACTTACGGCTGGGGAATGATTCCGGTACAGGCCACGGTGGGAGCGACTAGTTGGAAGACCTCGCTGTTCCCTAAGGACGGTGGCTATTTACTGCCATTGAGGGACTTCGTTCGAGTCAATGAAGATCTTGAGGTAGGCGAAGCCGTTGACGCGCTGATCGAAATCTAA
- a CDS encoding aldehyde dehydrogenase (NADP(+)): MFDTQEASPARAAATSPAPTSAEQLAEIIAHSETASRLWAQTDPGQRASGLEAMADALDAKVDQLVPIAQQETHLAEARLRSELQRTTFQLRLFAETLRDGSYLEVRIDHADPQWPMGAPRPDLRRSQVPLGPVVVFAASNFPFAFSVAGGDTASALAAGCSVILKAHSGHPRLSLAVAEIVSAALEQAGAPLGVFHVIFGLESGKAALSDPRIKAGSFTGSIQGGRALFDLAQSRPEPIPFYGELGSVNPVFVSASAAAQRPEQIAQEFITSMTLGAGQFCTKPGILFVPDESQILEALKAASWPAPAALLNDRIVKGYRDSLSDLSSAPGVELVVSAADDPDGSPAPSLLSTSLQSLLAHPKQLTAEVFGPTALVVSYQHEEELVQAAEVFEGQLTSTIIGNDDDQIAAELISVLSRKAGRILWNQWPTGVSVTYAQQHGGPYPATTSVTSTSVGTAAVSRFLRPIAYQGFPQHLLPVELREA; encoded by the coding sequence ATGTTTGACACTCAAGAGGCCAGCCCGGCGAGAGCCGCAGCTACCAGCCCAGCACCCACCAGCGCGGAACAGCTGGCAGAGATTATTGCGCATTCGGAAACTGCTTCCAGGCTTTGGGCACAGACCGATCCGGGGCAACGTGCCAGCGGCTTGGAAGCGATGGCCGACGCGCTGGACGCCAAGGTCGACCAGTTAGTGCCAATCGCCCAACAAGAGACCCATTTGGCCGAAGCGCGGCTGAGATCGGAACTGCAGCGCACTACTTTTCAGCTCCGGCTTTTTGCCGAGACCTTGCGGGATGGCAGCTATTTGGAGGTGCGGATCGATCACGCCGATCCGCAGTGGCCGATGGGTGCCCCCCGGCCGGATCTGCGTCGCAGCCAGGTCCCGCTGGGCCCGGTTGTGGTTTTCGCCGCCAGCAACTTCCCCTTCGCTTTTTCGGTAGCCGGAGGCGATACCGCCTCCGCACTGGCCGCGGGCTGCAGCGTCATCCTCAAAGCTCATTCAGGGCACCCACGACTCTCGCTTGCGGTGGCTGAGATCGTCAGCGCAGCGCTCGAGCAGGCTGGCGCGCCGCTTGGCGTTTTTCATGTCATCTTCGGCTTGGAATCCGGAAAAGCAGCGCTCAGTGATCCACGGATCAAGGCTGGCTCCTTTACTGGTTCAATCCAAGGCGGCCGGGCGCTTTTCGATTTGGCCCAGTCCAGGCCCGAACCGATTCCGTTCTATGGTGAGCTGGGCAGCGTCAATCCGGTCTTCGTTTCCGCCTCAGCAGCGGCACAGCGGCCGGAGCAGATTGCCCAGGAGTTCATCACCTCGATGACCTTAGGTGCTGGTCAATTCTGCACTAAGCCGGGAATCCTCTTCGTGCCGGATGAATCCCAAATTTTAGAGGCGTTGAAAGCGGCTTCCTGGCCGGCACCAGCCGCGCTGTTGAATGACCGCATTGTGAAAGGTTATCGAGACTCGCTGAGCGATTTGAGCAGTGCCCCCGGCGTCGAGCTGGTGGTCTCAGCGGCCGACGATCCCGACGGTTCGCCGGCCCCGAGTTTGTTGAGCACCTCCTTGCAGAGTTTGCTGGCACATCCGAAGCAGCTCACCGCCGAAGTCTTCGGACCTACCGCACTGGTTGTCAGCTATCAGCATGAGGAGGAGCTGGTGCAGGCGGCCGAGGTATTTGAAGGTCAGCTGACCAGCACCATCATCGGCAATGATGACGATCAGATCGCTGCCGAATTGATCTCGGTATTGAGCCGCAAAGCGGGTCGTATCCTTTGGAATCAGTGGCCCACCGGAGTCTCGGTGACCTACGCCCAGCAGCATGGCGGCCCCTACCCGGCAACTACCTCGGTGACTAGTACCTCGGTGGGTACCGCGGCGGTTTCTCGCTTCCTTCGCCCGATTGCGTATCAAGGGTTCCCGCAGCATCTGCTGCCCGTCGAACTGCGTGAAGCGTAG
- a CDS encoding purple acid phosphatase family protein, with translation MNELDIPEMGVPYELMERLSIAEQHEYLQQKIRRHRRSNGVNRRDFLRFSGVAAVAATALAPGMSSTFQAPTLLVQQTGTVDASVKPMGRHLAWGNNPQTTVAVAWQTAKAVRNPYLRFGTSGNALSAKVPAEVRHLHTGITPGKLVSYQAVDQYYLHAALSQLIPGTKYYYLVGSDEYDPIAQGDTPVEFKTAPAGSLPFTFTAFGDQGTTKDAAANVTAIAGIKPAFHLHAGDICYANPSGGGVVGDQYDATSWDRFFIQNEPVAQSAPWMVATGNHDLEAYYSVNGYGGHQARFDFPSTGFDAANAPSVYSFTYSNVAVLCLDSNDNSWEITGNNGYTAGKQLIWLEAELKKFRAQPGIDFIITYHHYCAYSTTNQHASDGHVRDSFGKLYDQYKVDLVIQGHNHVYERTDSLRANKVIKPLEIGGSTKPETDGIVYVTAGSAGKSLYSFPAPDTYAGNLKEHQQVDSYFWSSPRAKTKETIDWSRVRFTGFAFLRIDVTPRASAGLSSKMHVQALTPGGAVIDQFDVLR, from the coding sequence ATGAATGAGCTCGATATCCCGGAGATGGGCGTTCCGTACGAATTAATGGAGCGGCTGAGCATCGCCGAACAGCATGAGTATTTGCAGCAGAAGATCCGTCGTCATCGCCGGAGCAATGGCGTCAACCGGCGTGACTTCTTGCGTTTTTCCGGGGTTGCCGCAGTGGCAGCCACCGCCCTAGCACCTGGCATGTCAAGCACTTTCCAGGCGCCCACCCTGCTAGTGCAGCAGACCGGAACGGTTGATGCCTCGGTCAAGCCAATGGGCCGCCACCTGGCTTGGGGAAACAACCCCCAAACAACCGTGGCAGTGGCCTGGCAGACCGCCAAGGCGGTGCGCAATCCCTATCTGCGGTTTGGGACCTCCGGCAATGCCTTGAGCGCTAAAGTGCCTGCCGAGGTTCGTCACTTGCATACCGGCATCACCCCGGGAAAGCTGGTCTCCTACCAAGCGGTTGACCAGTACTATCTACATGCCGCGTTGAGCCAGCTCATTCCGGGTACCAAGTACTACTATCTGGTCGGCAGCGATGAGTACGATCCGATCGCTCAGGGTGATACTCCAGTGGAGTTCAAGACCGCTCCGGCGGGCAGTCTGCCCTTCACGTTCACCGCCTTTGGTGATCAAGGAACCACCAAGGACGCGGCAGCCAACGTCACAGCGATTGCAGGCATCAAGCCCGCCTTCCACCTGCACGCCGGCGATATTTGCTATGCCAACCCCTCCGGCGGCGGCGTGGTGGGCGACCAGTATGACGCGACCAGCTGGGACCGTTTCTTCATTCAGAACGAGCCGGTGGCACAGTCCGCACCCTGGATGGTGGCAACCGGAAACCACGACCTTGAAGCCTATTACTCGGTCAATGGCTATGGCGGGCACCAGGCGCGCTTCGATTTCCCGAGCACCGGCTTTGACGCTGCGAATGCGCCCAGCGTCTATTCCTTCACCTATTCCAATGTCGCCGTGCTCTGCCTGGATAGCAATGACAACTCCTGGGAGATCACCGGAAACAACGGGTATACGGCGGGTAAGCAGCTGATCTGGCTGGAGGCTGAACTGAAGAAGTTCCGTGCCCAACCGGGTATTGACTTCATCATTACGTATCACCACTATTGCGCCTACTCGACGACCAATCAGCACGCTTCCGATGGACATGTCCGGGACAGTTTCGGCAAGCTCTACGACCAATACAAGGTCGATCTGGTGATCCAGGGACACAATCACGTCTATGAGCGCACCGATTCCTTGCGCGCCAATAAGGTGATTAAACCCTTGGAGATCGGTGGCAGCACTAAGCCCGAGACCGACGGCATTGTCTACGTCACGGCTGGTTCGGCTGGTAAGAGCCTCTATAGCTTCCCGGCCCCGGACACCTATGCCGGCAATCTCAAGGAACATCAGCAAGTTGATAGCTATTTTTGGTCAAGCCCGCGGGCGAAGACCAAGGAGACAATCGACTGGTCAAGGGTGCGCTTCACCGGATTCGCCTTCTTGCGTATTGATGTCACCCCGCGGGCCAGTGCCGGGCTCAGCTCGAAAATGCACGTTCAGGCACTGACCCCCGGCGGTGCAGTGATCGATCAATTCGACGTCTTACGCTAG
- a CDS encoding LPXTG cell wall anchor domain-containing protein produces MSVKFPLRMLASATLAAALVAAVGLPSEAADAQSGSYQCSSRDVPQASGVLKLGIAEIAPVKPGEPVKIGNADGSFSLAANSVPADRGWTAANVFLNPGVEVAAKQVTQGDALQAKVPVNNGGLSYQSSFSFNEFNFDTPGTKELRLPADFTVNITFSDASEVPTNEFFKCHTDSPALLRSITVLGSTASPSATPSSTPVATADPSSSPSASQIVAPSDASTAAPHDGATTPSSDLAQTGVSGLWWGVAGFVLLLLGAAAVVFSRRRSLRLQETKK; encoded by the coding sequence ATGAGCGTGAAATTTCCACTGCGGATGCTTGCCTCCGCAACACTGGCCGCGGCCCTGGTGGCTGCTGTCGGCTTACCCAGCGAAGCTGCCGACGCGCAGAGCGGGAGCTACCAGTGCAGCTCTCGGGACGTCCCTCAGGCCAGCGGAGTGCTCAAGTTGGGGATAGCCGAGATCGCCCCGGTGAAGCCGGGCGAACCGGTCAAAATCGGTAATGCCGATGGAAGTTTCAGCCTGGCAGCGAACTCGGTTCCCGCTGATCGCGGCTGGACCGCAGCAAACGTATTCCTTAATCCGGGCGTCGAGGTGGCCGCTAAGCAGGTCACTCAGGGCGATGCCCTGCAGGCTAAGGTGCCGGTGAATAATGGTGGGCTGAGCTATCAGAGCAGCTTCAGCTTCAATGAGTTCAACTTTGACACTCCGGGCACCAAAGAACTCCGCCTGCCAGCTGACTTCACCGTCAACATCACCTTCAGCGATGCCTCCGAAGTGCCCACTAATGAGTTCTTCAAATGCCACACCGACTCTCCTGCCTTGTTGCGCAGCATCACGGTGCTCGGCTCAACGGCATCCCCGTCCGCGACGCCGAGCAGCACGCCGGTGGCAACAGCCGATCCAAGTAGCAGCCCGAGCGCGAGTCAGATAGTAGCTCCGAGCGACGCTTCGACCGCTGCTCCCCACGATGGGGCTACGACGCCCTCCTCGGATTTGGCCCAGACCGGCGTTAGCGGACTGTGGTGGGGAGTGGCTGGCTTCGTCCTGCTATTGCTCGGTGCCGCAGCCGTGGTGTTTTCCCGCCGTCGTTCCCTTCGCCTTCAGGAGACCAAGAAATGA
- a CDS encoding aminopeptidase P family protein, whose product MNANNTETIQPPRIPTDPRLPRLSEIKAFNDYMATGWGTPDRTPQVVQGAASAAAAHRGRLSEVLAGKTIVVGSGVAPVRNDDCDFLFRPDSNFYWLTGADIEDAILVLTPKAGGHDAVLYTPQPAYPGDPGFFADASHGELWVGAAPGAKEWSEALGIPVRDLESLQLPAGADQLVAGQFSGRQTERHQLGSSQELSRILSELRMIKDDWELIQLRSAVNHTVAGFAEVIREIPRAVNGLGERWLQGTFDRHARTHGNGVGYSTIVGSGKHAPTLHWTRCDGPVLADELLLLDMGVEENSFYTADVTRTFPPSGRFNETQRQVHDLVEKAHRAGLAQVRPGNRFTDFHHAAMEVIAQGLFDWGILPVSVDEALSPEGQHHRRFLTCGIGHHLGLDVHDCSRSSREAYSGAELAPGMVMAVEPGLYFHAHDLVLPPELRGMGVRLEDNVLVTATGSEVLSEALPIDASGIEAWMAEVQA is encoded by the coding sequence ATGAACGCGAACAACACCGAGACCATCCAACCGCCGCGGATCCCGACCGATCCGCGACTGCCTAGGCTCTCTGAGATCAAGGCGTTCAACGATTATATGGCGACCGGCTGGGGAACTCCGGATCGCACTCCGCAGGTGGTTCAAGGTGCTGCCTCGGCCGCCGCTGCGCACCGGGGGCGGTTGAGCGAGGTCTTGGCTGGCAAGACTATCGTGGTGGGGTCCGGCGTGGCGCCGGTCAGGAACGATGACTGTGATTTCCTGTTTCGCCCGGACTCTAATTTCTACTGGCTGACCGGTGCGGATATCGAAGATGCGATTTTAGTGCTGACTCCGAAGGCTGGTGGTCACGACGCAGTGCTCTACACCCCGCAACCCGCCTATCCTGGTGACCCCGGTTTCTTCGCCGATGCGAGTCATGGCGAATTGTGGGTGGGTGCCGCTCCTGGCGCCAAGGAATGGTCGGAGGCGTTGGGGATTCCGGTGCGAGACTTGGAATCCCTCCAGCTTCCAGCCGGCGCAGATCAGCTAGTGGCCGGGCAATTCTCCGGTCGGCAGACTGAACGGCATCAGCTGGGGAGCAGTCAGGAACTCAGCCGGATCCTCTCCGAGCTGCGGATGATTAAGGATGACTGGGAGCTGATCCAGTTGCGATCAGCGGTGAACCACACGGTCGCCGGTTTCGCTGAAGTCATCCGCGAAATCCCACGGGCTGTTAATGGGCTCGGCGAACGCTGGTTGCAGGGGACCTTTGATCGGCACGCCAGGACCCACGGTAACGGTGTTGGCTACAGCACCATTGTGGGTAGCGGAAAACACGCACCAACCCTGCATTGGACCCGCTGCGATGGGCCGGTGCTCGCTGACGAACTGCTGTTGCTCGATATGGGGGTTGAGGAGAACAGTTTTTACACCGCCGATGTGACCAGAACCTTCCCGCCCTCGGGCAGATTCAATGAAACTCAGCGCCAGGTACATGACCTGGTGGAAAAGGCTCATCGGGCCGGACTCGCTCAGGTGCGACCAGGCAATCGCTTCACTGACTTCCATCACGCCGCGATGGAAGTGATTGCGCAGGGGCTCTTTGATTGGGGCATCCTGCCAGTTTCGGTTGATGAGGCGCTTTCACCCGAAGGGCAGCATCACCGTCGCTTTTTGACCTGCGGAATTGGCCACCATCTAGGCCTAGACGTTCATGACTGCTCGCGTTCCAGTAGGGAGGCTTACTCTGGTGCCGAACTCGCTCCCGGAATGGTGATGGCAGTCGAGCCAGGACTATATTTCCACGCCCACGATTTGGTGCTGCCGCCTGAGCTGAGAGGAATGGGTGTCCGCCTGGAAGACAATGTGCTGGTCACGGCTACCGGATCCGAGGTACTCTCCGAAGCACTGCCCATTGATGCTAGCGGCATAGAAGCCTGGATGGCCGAGGTGCAGGCTTAG